The Populus trichocarpa isolate Nisqually-1 chromosome 18, P.trichocarpa_v4.1, whole genome shotgun sequence genomic interval GATTAAGTCCTGCAAATAGAACAAGataaatactttatatatatgaaCTGCATGGCTAGCCGCTTAGATATAGATGGTGTGATTAAGCTAGTTTCAATAGAAAAGAGGTCGATGATGATATAAATATGAAGGTAATTAAAGGCCATGAGAATacattgatatatatatgacgaatattattagaaaaaagtaaaattattttctttctagtgAACTATGAAGGGATAAAAACCTTGGAAGTTTTTATAAAGGAAAATGTTGTACGTGAGGTGAGTGTTAGGATTTCCATGCACGTGAGGTGGTGGAGATGATAAAagtctcctcttttcttttgctttttcgTCCTCCAATATCTTTTCCCTTGTGCTTCAGAGTGCCCAGAAATGACCATTCATAGTTTTTTCAGCTAAACCTTCTGGCTTCCTTAGGGCACAACCCTTCACTCACTTGTGGGCAAAGCATTATTGTGGTTAGTAActtaattagtaattaatttctgttttttttttagattaatatgggtgtccgggtcagtttatGCACACCTCGATTAATTCCGCGGGCcatgaagttaacaaccatgtaagtctccggtgatcctgagatttgtgggattcgaactggtgatctctagaaataaatttaaagtctAATTAGTTGAGTTTCACCtcttatgatttaattaatttttattttcaacaatacGAGCAAAgcatattagaaatatatagGAATCAATTTCAGCTTCTCAAATACATGTATATGTAGTTAAGGGTAAGAAGAAAATGTAGTTCATATAATGCTATTACTtagattaagaagaaaatatttccAAGGTGAATTTAATGATATCTTCAGTGCAAGTAATTTGCTTATGTGTTTTTTAAGCatgttcttaattaaaaaacaattatactgTGAATTATTTAGCAAAACAAGGAGTTTGAGCAAGTTGAATATTAAGGATAAGACCCAATATATCTGTGAGAGAACCATCACATAATTACGAGTAATTGTGCATTAATGTAATTGTAAAAAGTTTTTCATcaggaataattaaaaaataattttaataatatacaaGGAccacataattttcaaaaaataactaattggaaagtaaaattaaaatataaaaacaaatatttttctcaaaaaattataaaaactaaaatgaaacttTATACAAAACTCCATTGTATTACCAAAACTAATTGGTATCGATTCAAAATGTAGTGGAGATTGTGTTTTAAAGTgtgttttgcttgaaaatatattaaattattatatatatattaattttttttaacatatacattaaaacaatttaaaagtattaaaaaaataaaacaaaaaaattccaatcCTAAACAAATAGTATTTTGACTGTACTACTACCCATAAAAGGCCCGCGGTCTAACTTTGTAGGCAAgggactttttctttttttgataaacaAACAATAAAGAACACCACGTTAGTTTTGTTCTACACAACTGGGCCCACTGTATCAATAAAGGCTAAGCCCAACTTGATGATATTCATTTTGGATTGAATAGAATTATTAAAGTCAGTTTGGTTCTAGAACGAGTTTACGAGTTAGATGAATAACttgagttaattaattttaaaaaattaaaaataatattattttgaacaataatttttaaactcaaatcaactcgaatttttttttttatttcaggatATTGTGATTCATAAATGaagatttgatatttattatgttttagtttattaatacctaatttaacataattcttgaagatgatttaaaatagaggtgatcatttttggttcaattcagtttttataaaaagaaataaccaaaccgaattttttatttttaaataaccaaaccggttcaaaccaaccggtttcggttcggttcagttcggtttggttacgacaaaaaccggttcaaactggtttggctcggttttggatcggtttttttcggtttgactcggtttttttcttgttatttttgttgggttgggtttggtttggttttttccgtttcaggcttataaaaccgaaaccgaaccggttaattttttttaaatttaatcggtttaatcgatttttttcacggtttgattttttcaattattttttcctgattttcttgatttttttaattttttttactcctctctaatctaaaataaaaaaacagtttatcCAAAACTCACGAAAGAACAAAGTCCCTTCACTTGATGAGATTTGATGGGTTTCTAGTTTCTACATTCATATTATGTCCAGGCACACGAATATTCATTCCGGCCAAACTCATTGCCTTCTTGAATTGTATTTGTGATAGATCCTGTATtcattcttcattaattttattattagttgCGTGTATTGTAAGAAAATACATGGGATTCTTGACATTGTACTTGGAAAGATATAATTCGGTATTAtggtaaattgtttttcaagccatagagaaaaaatcatatcgTTAAATAGTTTTTCCTTATACCGACTCAACATATAAttgcatttaaaattttaattttataaaagttaaaataacatgtttttcatcaataaatacctatttttcatttattttacgtacaaaaatttattttataacagttttaatcaaacatatttttttttagaatgttcACTACAAGCAATggttctaatattaaaattaaaaaaattataaaaaaagtattttaatatatttttaattaaaaaatatttttttaaaacaacatttcCATCATATTACCATGCACTTAAAGCTCGGGGGCAGTAAGTCGAGGTATGGTTTCTCCCTAATAACTCGAGGTGGGTGTTTGCCAGGATGGGCCCGAattatttctcaataaaaagtattttctcaTTAATACAAATAGAGCCCACTATGAAAAAGCCCAAACATTCTGAGGCCCACAAAAGCAGTTAAAAAACTTCCCGCTCTGTTTTAAAAAAGCCGAGTAAATAGCCttacttctcttttatttttatcttcttcgcCTTCACTctctcaaccaattttttttttttaaaaaaaagagagtaaaaactatcaacaattttttcttctttcagtttcatcctGACAGAAAAAGATTtcaagcatttaaaaaaaaaagaaaaaaaagacaagaagcTAAACTAAAATAGGGTTTTATTTCATGGATTCACctaaaaccaccaccaccaccaccgcaaCAACCACCATCTCCGCCACCACCACTGTCAGTTTATTAGATTCTCCTCCAGTTCAAGTAActtcaattctttattttttttaatttaattcacttcaattttttttaatgttttttttaaaggaattttgtttggttattttacATTTGTGTGCCTTTAAGGATCTGATTGTGATTTTTCTTGGTTCAATTTCAGTGGAAGGGCTTAAAATTAgggatgcattttttttatgctggTGGAGATCTGTGAAATTGcttctatttagttattgatGATCAAAGTTGAAGATATTTGGTTCATAGGGATTGTAGACTTTGCGATAAGATTTTGGTGTTGTTGTAGGAATAGGTTTTGAAGTGACAATGGTGGTGTTATTGGCTTTCTGATGGAGGGATGTATTGAACATGATGGTTTTTGCAAACATGTCTTTGTTTCTCAACTAGGGCATTTAGTTTTGTTCAAGTACAAAGAGTTGTATCGGACCTACCTGTACGTGGATTATAGTTTTTTGATCTAATATGTGCTAAATGAAGATcaatcaaagagaaaaatgtTGTGGAGGCTGTTATGATTacttacttttattatttttgctgTGTGGTGTATGGATGAATTGAAATTCGCTTTTGGAACTACAGTTGGTGGAGAGtgtaagattttgattttctcttgtTCTGTTTCTAGCTTTATACACTTCAACTTGTGGGTGAGTAATTGGgatctgtttgtttgttttatttttttattttttgctgttGGATGCTTTGTTGATGTGATGAAAATGGAGGGTTCTCCAGAAAGTGTCCTATACGTGTTATCAAGAACTGTGGATATTctcaattggaaaaaaaaactatgaaagaaaagattgCGGATATCCTGTTTACTTTGTTTCCTATGTTTCTAGGAATCCCCGTTTTCTAATTACGTAAGCAGGTTATCCCCTATTAAGCCTGTCAAGGCTTCGCATGTAGCACAAGGACTCCTAGGAATAAATTCTCCTCCACTTGTCTTCACGTCACCACGGACATTGTCAGACCGCCAAACAAATTTCTTGCGAAGGTTTGAGATGCTTGATTTTGCTGTTCTTATAGTTTTGAATTTGAGTTAGGGCTTAAAGACTGTTTACGTGGCAAGCTTATATCTTTCCCAGGTTTCCATGTCCTCAGATATCTGGGGCAGAGATATCTAAGAATGATGGTGGAAGCAAGAAATCTGCTGATGGTCCAAAGGACCTGAGGAAATCTAGCACCTATTTGAATAGCAGACTGATTATTAATGTCCAGAAGAGCAATAATATCAACAACTTTGAACAAGACCAACTTGGTAGCTTCTCAGGGTGCGTTGATGAGTACTTATTTGATCCCGTGGATGTAGATTGTGCAGACTCTGTTAATTTGGTAAGCCAAAATGTGAAAAGATCTGACGATGCACATTAGTCATCAGAAAGTAATTTAACCAACTCGAAAATAgttatgctagaatcagatggCATAATTGATATGGAGACAAAAGGGGATGCGTCTCAGGCCATGCCTGAGCAAGATGGAGAGGATCCTAAGGAGCATTCAACATCTGAAActataaaggaaaaaattgaagaggAAGGAAACATTGTTGAACAACCATCTCATGTCTGCCCAAATTTTATGTCTGACTTGCTTGTGGACCATACTTCCAGGCAACAACAATGTGACACTTCAGGGGCTCAGGTGATACCagcttttgttttcctttgtgAAACTAGGAGTAAAAGTGTAGAACCCGCGAGCCCTGATGTGAAGAGATGTGAATGTCAGCCTAGTAATTTTTAAGTTAACTATTTACGCTCAACTATTGCCTAAACCTTTTCAGGCTGCTCCTCCACTTGAAGATTATGGTGAGGATGGGGGAACAGTCTTGCATGGACCTGTTCAACTCATAACACACCATGGTTCAGAGGTATAAATCAGTCTATCTTAAAAGTCATCTTCCAAGTTGGCGTCCTAATAGCAAAGTGGCTGATGAATCATGTGTATTTCAAATGAGATTTTTCAATTCATCGCTCAGTTAAAATTATAGCTACTGggaatttattatgaaaaaaagcaCCCTATCAAGTAGCATGCTTTATTTGGGTGGTACTTCCTGATCACATATTTAGGAACCACTTTATCAAGTAGCATTCCTATGAATCACGTTTTAGTTCATTGGCCCTCACCTTAATAATAAGGATAAGTTAAATTTATGAAGCTTGCAAATCTCTAACAGTTGAGGAGTTATACGTGTGGATGgtcatctaaaaaaaactgataaggGGAAATTGTGGTgattcttgtgttttttaagtGAAGTGGGAGAAAAATTTTTCCACAGATAGTTTATGCCATTTAAGGTTGTGGACTTGCTGTGCTATTCTTCTGCTTATTTGAGTCCATATGATGACTTATCTACTCATTTCTTAATCTATTCTTGCATGATAAAAACACGCACCAATACGCACTCATGGTTTATGTAATTTATTCCACCGTGAAACTAGTGGCCCTCGTTATTTCTTTTGCAATCACATTTTAGcaggattttaatttttgagtagagtgatttcaatattaaatataggTCAGTCAGCTCCATCGTGGCATGAGTAGACGCTGCCTTCAGTTTGAAAAAGCTCAACAGAAAACTCCTATGGATGGCACATACTCTCTTGATTTAGCAATCACTATAATTGGttcaatatcatcttcttccaaTACAGAATTGGAGATTTTGGATTCATCTCAGGTGGAGTTACCTAGCTCTTCTAGAAAGAAGCAAACTGTGTTTGTGTCCATGCCATCCGGTTTTGGCTTGCATCTCAATAGCATTGTCAACACTTTGCTAATAGGATGCAGTGCATCATAACCTATTATGAGCCACCATTCAGCTGGGCACAAAATTAGTTGCTCCAAACTACCCAGTTTAGTTGAAAGAGTCTCTTCAACTGCGGGAGATGATGTGCTCCAAACTAAGGCTTCACTTGCCACAGGCTCTGCCATTTCCGAGTCTCTTCACACCAAGGAAACTTTAAATAAGTTGCAGCCACCTGAGCATCAGATAACCCTACACAATAATAAGAGATTTAGCTCAGAGCATGCTGACAATTTTGAGGAGTTCAACCAATCAAGCCCCAAGAAGAAAAGGCAAGATCATGTGATAGTTTTCATATtcaacttttgttttcttctctctctatatgtgtgtgtgtgtgtgtgtgtgttagctGCACCACTGAACTTTTTATGATCTTCAGGAAGAAAGTATCAAGCACTGATGGTGATGGTTGCAAACGTTGTAACTGTAAGAAGACTAGATGTTTGAAACGGTGAGTGATTTCAAGTTTTCTTGGTAAAAGTCATCTTCacatatttgtaatttttttaatttgttaatcttttgtttttttaactctcTACTATTTGGCCAGATATTGTGATTGTTTTGCGGCCGGAATCTATTGTGCTGAAACTTGTGCTTGCCAAGGGTGCTTTAACAGACCTGAATACGAGGATACTGTTCTTGAAGCACGTCAACAAAAAGAATCGCATAATCCACTTGCTTTTGCTCCGAAGATTGTACAGCATGTGACTGAGTTTCATGCAATCAATGTGGTACCAAGCCCTCATTTGGTTTTTTagcaattcattttattttttgactggGAAATTTGGTAATCATGTCTGCTTATCACAGGAAGATGCAAGCCTGTTTACGCCGTCCTCAGGTAGGCATAAGACAGGATGCAATTGCAAAAGGTCAATGTGTgtgaaaaaatattgtgaatgcTATCAGGTGTAGTATTTTGTTCATATCAGATTTTGCCATCATCTTTGTCACAATAACCAGTTCTCAATATTTCTAACTTTTCTATCTATCATGTTTAAAAGGCTAATGTTGGATGCTCCAATGCTTGTCGATGTGAAGGGTGCAAAAATATCCATGGTAGGAAAGAAGGTGAGAAATTACacagaaattaaattttgaatcaaCTCTTTAGCTGCCATCATTTGCCACAAATTATGATAACAGTTTTAGCAATTacaagaaatttgaaaattcatttCTCAGCCTCTGTGGATTCTCCTTCCAGCTTTACAAGACATTAATTCTAATGACTATATATCATGTGGAAAATTTTACAAGTTCTTTTGGTGGTTTAGTGAAAGATAATTTAGAGAAAACCTGGAAGTGTCATAGAATGTTTGGAAGCACCGAAAATAGAAGTGGTGAAGAATTCATTACTCTTTCATCATAAAGAGGAAAAGCAATATTCTACCAGTGGAATGACGAATGATATTTGTTAATGTATTTACAGAATATGGTATGACTGGAGAAATAGTAAGCAATAGAGCTAATGAAGAAAGGTTAGAAAGTATGGCTGataacaaattcaaaatgattgtaaataataaatttttacatgCCGAGCTATGTGATCCGCGTAGCCTCACACCATCAACATTGTCATTCGAATAcacaaggtattttttttattaagatgtattttttttagagagattaGAATATTTAAGTCCTTTTTGTTTGAATTGCTTATAGTTCCTTTTTCTTAGCCATGGAAAGAAGGCAGCAAAATCCCGACTCCTTCCTGGTAGGTATGTTCTATCATCCGAGCCTGATTTTTCCATGCTGCCACGCAAAATCCACAAGTTCTCCTAGCAATTCACATGGCAATGACAAGCTTCGCAAAACTAGTAAAACCCTGGACGTGGTTTCCCACAGCCAGGAACTGGATTATAACATCACTGAAGCAATGGGACAATTCTCACCACGATTTAATGAACTAGCTGATTTTTCTGATCATACTCCATTGCCAAATCCTTCCCCCATCATGATGGCTTCGTCTTCATCTAAAACGCGGGACACGGCAATTATTTCACAGGTTTGTTTGTATCCTGGAAGTGGTCGTCTCTCATCTAGCGGTTCTCTTCAGTGGCGGAGTTCACCAATTACGCCAATGACTCGGTTAGGTGAGACCAAAACTCAAGCACTGGACTCCGGTTGTGGGCTTTATGACATTCTGGAAGACGGCACACCCGAAATATTTAAGGAATCTCCTACCCCCGTCACATCTGTTAAAGCAAGTTCTCCTCATAAAAAGGGAGTTTCTCCTCCTCGTGGTCACATCCAAGAGTTTCAATCGAGCTCTTCAGCAGGCTTGAAAAGTGGGCGCAAGTTCGTATTGAAGTCTGTGCCTTCTTTCCCTCCACTCACTCCCTGTATCGATCCCAAAGATCGCACCCAACagaaatactagaaaaatagatatttgttaGGTGAGTCTTGCTCATGTTTCTTGCCATTtgtgaaataattattgatttatttacttATCCTTGATTGATCAATTTGCTCGTTTGTATTGCAGTGGTGTTGGATATACTTCATTCAAGGAAAGTACATATGCAGCTATGATCCGAAGGATCAATTTTGTGCCAGGTTCGGATATGGACCACATATGATTCTTAATTGATAAGTTAGATACTTGATTGTCACAATCTTTCTTAAGTAGGTGTGTCGCGTGACCACAGGTTCAGGGTATACGTGAACTCATGCAAGAGATGCAGCCAGGCATGATCATCATACGCAATCTTTCATGTTTGCTCCCTTTTCCATTTTCAATTCGTATCTTTCTGTTTTGCAATTGGATGTTTTTACTGTTGATTTGATTTCATTCATAGTTGGTGGAAGGGCTGACCTTGTTTGTTAAAGAATATGGAGGAGGAtagaaagttgttggaaaagaaaggataattatttttccctttttccgCTGCGATCAATTATGCCCTTCTGTCCTTATTCTTCCCTCTTTACCTTTCTTTTAGGCTTCTAGCATGTCATGCAGCTAGGGTGGGAATCATCTCCTTTGTTATTAACCCTGATGCACGTATATAAAAGCCTCCTTTCTCTTTGTAATGTAAGCAGAATATAAGAATAATGAACGAAGCTTGAGAAAgatttttaaaccaaaacctTCTTGTTCTCtggcctttctttttttcttatttttttcacctttgAAACCTCTAGCATTTCTTTCATGGTATCAAAGTTGTTGGTTGTTTAGCTAACTATGGAGAAAGAAGCCGAAAATCTACAAACACCACATTTTACTATAAAATTAACCTCACGTTTCCACAACCTATTGGATCAAAATAATCCATATCATCTTGATAATGGTGACATATCAGTTCTAAGTTTGGTGACTGATCTCCTAACCATAGAAAACTTTGTCATTTGGGCAAGAGCCATGAAAAGGGCTTTTAGAGTCAAGAACAAGCTCGGTTTTGTTGATGGTAGTATTACAAAATCTTTAGATCCCAACGACCCTTTCTAGAAGCTTGGGAAAGATGCAACgatatgattgttttttggaTTCATAACTCTGTAAGTCCTTCAGTAAAGTCCTCTTTCATCCTTGTAGATAATGCatatgagatttgaaatgaACTCTGTAAGAGATTCACTCAATAAAATAGCCATGGATTTTCAACTAAAAGGGGCTCTAACTAACTTAACTCAAGGGAATGATTTAGTTAGTGTCTATTATGGAAAGCTGAAAATAATTTGGGATGAGTTAACATTACATTATCCTATGTAAGAATGTTCTTATGGACAGATGAAGGTCTTAACTGATTATTATCAACAAGACTGTGTAATCCAGTTTCTCATGGGTTTAAATGAAACATACTCCAACGTAAAAGATCAGATCATGTTAATGGATCCCATACCACAAGTCAGTAAGGTTTTTTCTCTCATTCAGCAGcaagaaaaacaacatcaaatgttACCTTGCACATTTACTTGTGAATCAATGGCCCTCCTTACCAGAAACGCATTCACAACCTTTAGGCCATTTAACAGACCTTATTGCCTGCATTGCAAGATTCAAGGGCATCTCTTGGAGGATGTTTCAAAGCAGGGAATGCAACACCTCCTATTTGTAGTAATTGTTATATGAGTGGTCATTTAGCAGAGAAATGTTACAAGCTAGTGGGATACCATTTCGGTCACAAGTTACATAATAAGGGAAGAAGACCAAATATGTATATCAGTCAGTCCAACATGATTGTAGTTGAGGATTttccaaaaaatcaaattgataagatgaatttgatttcaaattagtATAAGAAAATCTTATAGTTACTTCATGAGAAACACAAACCAGCAGATATCCATCCTTTTATGGCTCATAATTCAACCATCTCTATGGCTAACTT includes:
- the LOC18107503 gene encoding CRC domain-containing protein TSO1, which produces MDSPKTTTTTTATTTISATTTVSLLDSPPVQESPFSNYVSRLSPIKPVKASHVAQGLLGINSPPLVFTSPRTLSDRQTNFLRRFPCPQISGAEISKNDGGSKKSADGPKDLRKSSTYLNSRLIINVQKSNNINNFEQDQLGSFSGCVDEYLFDPVDVDCADSVNLTKGDASQAMPEQDGEDPKEHSTSETIKEKIEEEGNIVEQPSHVCPNFMSDLLVDHTSRQQQCDTSGAQAAPPLEDYGEDGGTVLHGPVQLITHHGSEVSQLHRGMSRRCLQFEKAQQKTPMDGTYSLDLAITIIGSISSSSNTELEILDSSQVELPSSSRKKQTVFVSMPSAGHKISCSKLPSLVERVSSTAGDDVLQTKASLATGSAISESLHTKETLNKLQPPEHQITLHNNKRFSSEHADNFEEFNQSSPKKKRKKVSSTDGDGCKRCNCKKTRCLKRYCDCFAAGIYCAETCACQGCFNRPEYEDTVLEARQQKESHNPLAFAPKIVQHVTEFHAINVEDASLFTPSSGRHKTGCNCKRSMCVKKYCECYQANVGCSNACRCEGCKNIHGRKEGEKLHRN
- the LOC112325017 gene encoding LOW QUALITY PROTEIN: uncharacterized protein LOC112325017 (The sequence of the model RefSeq protein was modified relative to this genomic sequence to represent the inferred CDS: inserted 2 bases in 1 codon), which gives rise to MIFVNVFTEYGMTGEIVSNRANEERLESMADNKFKMIFLFLSHGKKAAKSRLLPGRYVLSSEPDFSMLPXAKSTSSPSNSHGNDKLRKTSKTLDVVSHSQELDYNITEAMGQFSPRFNELADFSDHTPLPNPSPIMMASSSSKTRDTAIISQVCLYPGSGRLSSSGSLQWRSSPITPMTRLGETKTQALDSGCGLYDILEDGTPEIFKESPTPVTSVKASSPHKKGVSPPRGHIQEFQSSSSAGLKSGRKFVLKSVPSFPPLTPCIDPKDRTQQKY